In Electrophorus electricus isolate fEleEle1 chromosome 14, fEleEle1.pri, whole genome shotgun sequence, a single window of DNA contains:
- the LOC118242416 gene encoding hyaluronan-binding protein 2-like has protein sequence MVDNRATQLNCRLDKCDPNPCEHNGTCETGVAGSFKCSCPRPFRGKKCQDVEKVCKNVTCGRGECVRIMTEPFYECKCKAPYRPPSCRTPSACAPSPCLNGGTCVKGRLRSRFTCVCPNNYSGKFCQIGPDDCYEGDGESYRGFISETVDGLECLPWNSHLIPYTDFEEEEDGIGPHNYCRNPDGESQPWCFIRNEGELQWDDCNVARCPEPAGENYTEPTSDALLKDFSVCGIPQPSRALGKIFGGRKAKPGAHPWQASLQIRSKGTTDPFRHNCGGILIDSCWVLTAAHCIDNENELQVSLGGVDLKKDEAADQTVGVEQYFVHENYTETDEALYNDIALLKLKAVDGVCTKETRFVKTACLPEDTLPDGMECSISGYGTTEHSEKGSTQLLDAKVLHIPQERCMAPHVYGELLDESMLCAGYMQGGVDSCSGDSGGPLVCNRNETYYVYGVVSWGDGCGKKNKPGIYARVTLFLDWIKEKMHST, from the exons ATGGTGGACAACAGGGCAACGCAGTTGAACTGTAGATTAG ACAAGTGTGACCCAAATCCCTGCGAGCACAACGGCACGTGTGAGACTGGTGTTGCTGGCTCTTTCAAATGCTCCTGCCCTCGGCCCTTCAGGGGCAAAAAGTGTCAAGACG ttgAGAAAGTGTGTAAGAATGTCACGTGTGGCCGTGGGGAGTGTGTCCGCATTATGACAGAGCCGTTCTATGAGTGCAAATGCAAAGCCCCCTACCGGCCGCCCAGCTGCAGGacgc CCTCTGCCTGCGCCCCGAGCCCCTGTTTGAACGGCGGGACATGTGTAAAGGGCCGCTTGAGAAGCCGATTCACCTGCGTGTGTCCTAACAACTACAGCGGAAAGTTCTGCCAGATTG GGCCTGATGACTGTTATGAGGGGGATGGTGAGTCATACAGGGGGTTCATAAGTGAAACAGTCGACGGTCTGGAATGCTTACCATGGAATTCTCACCTCATACCATACACTGattttgaagaagaagaagatggcaTCGGACCCCATAATTACTGCAG AAACCCAGATGGGGAGAGTCAGCCCTGGTGCTTCATTAGAAATGAAGGCGAGCTGCAATGGGACGACTGTAATGTGGCCCGCTGCCCTGAGCCAG CTGGAGAGAACTATACTGAACCAACCAGCGATGCCCTTCTAAAGgacttctctgtgtgtgggatACCACAGCCTAGCAGGGCTTTGGGTAAGATCTTTGGAGGGAGGAAGGCCAAGCCTGGAGCCCATCCCTGGCAGGCCTCTCTGCAGATACGCTCTAAAGGCACCACTGACCCGTTCAGGCACAACTGTGGGGGAATCCTCATTGACTCCTGCTGGGTCCTTACTGCTGCTCACTGTAT TGACAACGAGAATGAGCTACAGGTGTCTCTTGGTGGCGTGGACCTGAAGAAGGATGAGGCAGCAGACCAAACTGTTGGGGTGGAGCAGTACTTTGTCCATGAGAACTACACGGAGACTGATGAAGCCCTGTACAATGACATAG CCCTTCTCAAACTGAAGGCTGTGGACGGAGTATGTACCAAGGAGACCAGGTTCGTCAAGACCGCCTGCCTGCCCGAAGACACATTACCTGATGGGATGGAGTGTAGCATATCAGGCTACGGGACCACTGAGCACA GTGAAAAAGGATCCACACAGCTGCTAGATGCAAAGGTGTTGCATATCCCCCAGGAGCGCTGTATGGCGCCCCATGTCTACGGGGAATTGCTGGACGAGAGCATGTTATGCGCGGGATACATGCAAGGAGGCGTGGACTCCTGCTCG GGAGACTCTGGGGGCCCACTCGTCTGTAATCGGAATGAAACATATTACGTGTACGGAGTGGTAAGCTGGGGTGACGGATGTGGCAAGAAGAACAAACCTGGCATTTATGCCCGTGTCACCCTTTTCCTTGATTGGATCAAAGAAAAGATGCACTCTACATAG